A region of the Leptospira venezuelensis genome:
AAAGTAAAAAACAAGAAACCAGCACACGATTTTCTTATTATATAATCATTAATTAACTTATTTAGATATATCAATGGTTGCACCTTGTTTATAAAATAGTCAAACCAACCTCGAAAAAAAATTAAAATCGGATTAAACTTTTTTTCACAATTTTAGATTTTTTTTATAAATATTCAGGATTTTTCAAAACTTTCAATTATAATAGAGTTTTATAGAAAGAATGAAATTTTGATAAATTTTTTGCATTTTTAAGATTTTTTTTCAAAAACATTGATCCGACTTATATTTTTTTTGCCAACTGCCAGAGATCATTATTGAAAGAGACTAACCTATCAATGCTCGTGAGACTCTTTATTTTTCTTTGACCGACGGAAGGAACTATATATCGACCAAGACCTTTGACAAAAGTTTCCTGGACTCGATTTAGGACCTTCCAAGAATCAAATCCCTGGTCTTCGGTGCGGCGAACTCTTAGGACTGAGTTTTCAATACTTTCCTGGTCTCCAACAAAGTCAGATCCGAAACGAAGATCTACAGCGTTCTTTACGAATAGTTTTACCTTGTCGGGAGAAAGTTCCTTAGCTTTTAGAAATCTAATCTCTTCGACAAAACCATCAAACCCATTCAAAACTTGATTAATCTTAGTTTGAATCGGTTCTCGATTCTTCTTGTAGTGTCGAAAGATTGAATGACCGCCAGTCCCCAGGTTTCGGACCATTAACTGATTACCACAAACGACTCTCATAAAGCCGTAGAATAATTCGAGTGAGTTTGTTTGATCGTGGGAATTACGGATTACTACATTTAGGTTTCCTTCGTCCTCAATTTTGTAGTCATTGTGTTTTAAGATCACAAGGTGCTTCTGAAAACCTCTCCGATCTTCTACCCTGACATTCTTCTCTGAGGCAGTTTGAATCTCCCACCCTTTCTCTTGAAAGAGTGAGATGACATCAGAGGTTTTAATATGCAAATATCTTTCGCTTGTTTGCCCGTAATGGGAATCCGAAAAAACAGATGGAGCTCTTTCTTTCAACTCCTCGTAATTAATACTCATTTGAACTCCTAAGAACTAGGAATTTCATTTTCTTCATTTGTAATATACGAAAGCGTTTTTTCTGAGAAGCCAGTATTTTTAGATTAGTCAAATTGAATTACGAAAGTCTATTTTAAATTTTCTTTTTTGTTCTATCTCGTTGCATCGGACTAACTATTGGCAAAGAATAAAATTTCATTCGAGAACCATTATCCCACGAATAATCTATATATTCTCCTGAATAAAAGAGAAGTTTTAATATAATTCTATTTAACAAAGTTCTAAAAGCCAATGTTCGATTACTTAGTTTTGTATAGTTTTTAGGCTTTAATGATCCATGCACGACAGAATTTCTTTCTCTAATAACCTCCTTTTCGACTATATCGAATTCCAGCCCGATTTCATTTAAAAAGATTAAATTCTTTTCGTTATTAGATAAAGCATTCACTCCTTCTATTTTCGAAATCAATTTGGCTCCAGAAGGAACAGCGCTTAGTCGATCCTTAATTGCACCAAACTCTTGTCCAAGTAGTTCTAAATATTCATCAGGTTCAACATGAAAAGAAAATTTAGAATTTGCTTCATTCTTAAACCAAGCGTTCTTCAAAAGATCAAATGCTGTCGCAAGGGGTTGCATTTGTATATCGAGAGGTAAATAATGAGATTGATTAATAAGCCAAATCGCTTCATGAATCGGCAACGAATCAAATTTTAAAACAAATACCTCTAATAAAGATTCAAATAACTCTTCAATTTTTATTCCGCTCTTATCTATTCTTCTTAATTCGATTGGAATTGGATAGATGTGTATTTTTTCTATAATTTCCTTAAGATTACTTCGAATAGAATTTCTATGCAAGGTCTTCGTCGGCTCAAGATTTTTATCTAAAAAGCTATATCCGTTATTAAGTAATTCTTTCCCGCACAAAAAAGAATAAAGAGAAGCTGTTGCATCTACTACTTTTTGAGGCGGTGGGCTTTCACCATAGAATCGAATAATTGATATTGGAATGGGCGATTTATCATCGCTTATTGAATAACATAATTCAATTCTCCAAATTAAATATTTAAATTGAATATGGTTTCTAGAAAAAGAAGGACCAGAAAAATCCTTTAATCTTATGCTTTTATTTTCGCCAACGCGAATTGTAGTAATCTTTCTAGATTCGATGATCTGAAAGCGATTAAATGGAAAATGGCGATCACCATTTAAATACCAATAATTATAATGATTAGTGACCTCACTCTTGCGACGCCTAAAATTAATTGTAATAACTTCACCGGTGGCTATTACATCGTTACCTTTAAAACTTACCTCCTGAATGTAATAATCTCTAATTACTGCAATAAAGAGGTTTCCACTTGTGAGAGCAAAAATTGAGTTCTTTTTAGATTTTCGATTATCATCAAGGAGGCCGGCAGTAATTCGATTCACATCATCCCGGGATTCAGCGTTACAAGTTAATTTAAATTTTATACGATAATTTTCGTCGTATTCTATTTCAATTTCTCTTACTTCAGTAGGCAATGAACCACCAATTACATTAAGTTTAGCCCCTGGCAATAAATTCTGGTTTAGAAAGCGAGAAGTATCCATGGCCAAAAATCCGCGCAAGAGAATAATAATAAAAGAATTTTCTAAATAATTTGAACAGAAATTTGCACTATAATTTATATCCTGAAGATCCTTTGTAATTAATTAAAGAATACTCACTTCTTAATACCAAATTCATTATTTAAAGAACTGCGAATAATAGGAATACAGGAGGAGAAATTGTAAACACAAGGGGAATAAGAATCTGTTCCGTCAAACTTCTTACATGCAGAATTTACTAGACCTTGAGCAACCAATTCATTGGTATAATTACCTTCATCTGAAATATGATTTATACTCTCACGTAAAATAGAATAATCGAAAGAAGCTTTACACTCTGATTCTTTCTTCTTCATCCAAGCATTGTTGATCCTTTTATATGCACTCGCGGAATAGATCTTTTCGCCTTCAATCCAGGCTGCTGGGATCAAATTGTTATTCTGCAGGTCGGTTACAAAATAGAAATAGGAACTTTGCTCGGATTTATATACAGGACGATCATTCCAGTAATGCTGAACCTCCGCGCTCTTTGTTAGCTTGAACATATCGAGATCAGAGATTGGAACTGTGACTTTTCCATTTTTGAATATATAGCTCTTTGCGAAATTCAATCCTTTATTCACTAAGGTAACTGCGGCAGGAGTATTTTCAATTTTTACAGCACTCTTCGGAGACCTTTCTGTCTCTCTCTTTGTTTCATCATAGGTTTTAAGTCGGTAAATCGGATAAGTAGCCCAATCATAGATAAGTATAGGAAGAGTAAAAATGATTCCAATACCCATGATTGTAAACGGACCTTCAACCAAACATTTGGAATAATTCTTTCTTTCACCGCAAACATCACTATCGAAGTCAGCACCGGTCCTTTGAACATTGTAAGTTCTATCATAAGCTACTTTGTCGAAGTTAGTCTTGTTCTCAGTAAAGGAAAACTGCAGACCGCTTTCGGTTAACTTATACTCAATAGAATATTCGGACTTTGAATCAAAATCCGCATTCCTACTTACTTCTGTCTGTGAAATAAGAGTTCTCTTTTTCTGATAAGGCAAACAACCAAAGATTCCAAAAACAATTACTACTTTAATTAAACCTAATATTATCTTCTGCATTCCAATACCCTCGAAACCTGTCATTCCTCCCAGTTCTTTTTACGAAAGGATTTTTTTCTAATAAATTGGACTAGAAGGTTTTAAATGGCACTGAATCATTGCAATGAAGCCAGGAGATCTAATCAGATACCCCCAGGTCTGAATTTCACTGATACATTTATCCACATCTGATTTGTGATAGTAGTCACCGGAATTGATACCTGCAAGACTCGAAGCTTGAGCATTTAATAGAGCATTACTGGCGGTAAGGACTGAAGGATCATAAGAAGCGGCTACAGCGACGTATGTATTTACTGCATCTTGGATCCTTTGCTTTACTTCAGATCCCTTTAGTCGATCATCAGCTAACCCTGCTTCGTTGAGAAGATTGCAGTCATAAAAGGAAAAACAAAGAAAAAGAGTTAATCGAACGAGAAACCTACTCTTCTTGCAATTTAGACAGTTCGTCATTGAACGCCTCCTAGTTTAAGATCCTAAAATAGATCTGGAGCGAATATAGTTAATTTTATCGCACTTTATATAGTGTGTTTTATAAGTCAAATTGGAATTATTCTTCTATATGTGGATTTCACTACCTTTCGCCGAAAAG
Encoded here:
- a CDS encoding TIGR04452 family lipoprotein: MTNCLNCKKSRFLVRLTLFLCFSFYDCNLLNEAGLADDRLKGSEVKQRIQDAVNTYVAVAASYDPSVLTASNALLNAQASSLAGINSGDYYHKSDVDKCISEIQTWGYLIRSPGFIAMIQCHLKPSSPIY
- a CDS encoding DUF932 domain-containing protein, producing MSINYEELKERAPSVFSDSHYGQTSERYLHIKTSDVISLFQEKGWEIQTASEKNVRVEDRRGFQKHLVILKHNDYKIEDEGNLNVVIRNSHDQTNSLELFYGFMRVVCGNQLMVRNLGTGGHSIFRHYKKNREPIQTKINQVLNGFDGFVEEIRFLKAKELSPDKVKLFVKNAVDLRFGSDFVGDQESIENSVLRVRRTEDQGFDSWKVLNRVQETFVKGLGRYIVPSVGQRKIKSLTSIDRLVSFNNDLWQLAKKI